A window of Pseudodesulfovibrio hydrargyri contains these coding sequences:
- a CDS encoding tetratricopeptide repeat protein, translated as MAEQGQGADNRHEIVRDGAEKIKGVFSTQTVAKVGTGTTQRKTIQKTYWDAEELDTGEISVQPLNRNYVPSGPKRSIPRDDFLTKFNPEPEFYVSTVYPAIKEMDSAIVRGEQHRERGAAYSAEFEYKQAMAIDEENVRANFGLGLTYLDRGDQAKANDIFERLVGLEAAFDAEHKHLFNDFGINMRKNRMYDQALQYYLRAEQLVQNDEHLYHNIARCYFEKGNVEGCRKYLLKSLEVNPNLEASLKFWAFLKDKGYVGKDEGPDVSAVKPDRRPKDDADAADGEKPAPAAPIKLD; from the coding sequence ATGGCCGAGCAGGGGCAGGGTGCCGATAACCGGCACGAAATAGTGCGGGACGGGGCCGAGAAGATCAAGGGCGTCTTCTCCACGCAGACCGTCGCCAAGGTCGGGACAGGGACCACGCAGCGCAAGACGATCCAGAAGACGTACTGGGACGCCGAGGAGCTCGACACCGGCGAAATTTCCGTCCAGCCCCTGAACCGCAACTACGTGCCCTCCGGCCCCAAGCGCAGCATCCCGCGCGACGATTTCCTGACCAAGTTCAACCCCGAACCCGAATTCTACGTGTCCACTGTCTATCCGGCCATCAAGGAGATGGACAGCGCCATCGTGCGCGGCGAGCAGCACCGCGAGCGGGGCGCGGCCTATTCCGCCGAGTTCGAGTACAAACAGGCCATGGCCATCGACGAGGAGAACGTCCGGGCCAACTTCGGCCTGGGACTGACTTACCTCGACCGGGGCGACCAGGCCAAGGCCAACGACATCTTCGAACGGCTGGTCGGGCTCGAGGCCGCCTTCGACGCCGAACACAAGCACCTGTTCAACGACTTCGGCATCAACATGCGCAAGAACAGGATGTACGACCAGGCCCTGCAGTATTATCTTCGTGCCGAGCAGCTGGTCCAGAACGACGAGCACCTCTACCACAACATCGCCCGCTGCTACTTCGAGAAGGGCAACGTGGAGGGGTGTCGGAAATATCTGCTCAAGAGTCTGGAAGTGAACCCGAACCTCGAGGCGAGCCTGAAGTTCTGGGCTTTCCTCAAGGACAAGGGATATGTGGGCAAGGACGAGGGACCTGACGTGTCGGCGGTCAAGCCCGACCGGCGGCCCAAGGATGATGCGGATGCGGCCGACGGGGAAAAACCGGCTCCGGCGGCGCCCATCAAGCTGGATTAA
- the pyrF gene encoding orotidine-5'-phosphate decarboxylase, with translation MAELVVALDFKEADPALAMARTLRGAAPWMKVGLELFTAEGPKVVTGLKEMGFRVFLDLKFFDIPNTVQGAVRSAARLGADIVDIHALGGERMARAAMEGCAEGTAPGQTPPLVLAITMLTSMAEGDLPVKNAPGPSEMALDLAVKAKQYGLNGVVCSGLEVERIKGACGSGFVCLTPGIRPAFAETGDQRRVVTPAEAVRGGSDFLVVGRPVTRAKRPDEAARAIIEEMSRAL, from the coding sequence ATGGCTGAGCTCGTCGTCGCGTTGGATTTCAAGGAGGCGGACCCGGCCCTGGCCATGGCCCGGACCCTGCGGGGCGCGGCCCCGTGGATGAAGGTCGGCCTGGAGCTGTTCACGGCCGAGGGACCCAAGGTGGTCACTGGACTCAAGGAGATGGGCTTCAGGGTCTTTCTGGACCTGAAATTCTTCGACATCCCGAATACCGTGCAGGGCGCGGTGCGCTCGGCCGCTCGGCTGGGTGCGGACATCGTCGACATCCACGCCCTGGGCGGGGAACGCATGGCCCGGGCGGCCATGGAGGGATGCGCCGAGGGCACGGCTCCCGGCCAGACTCCTCCCCTGGTTCTGGCAATAACCATGCTGACCAGCATGGCCGAGGGCGACTTGCCCGTGAAGAACGCGCCGGGCCCCTCGGAGATGGCCCTTGACCTGGCGGTGAAAGCCAAGCAATATGGCTTAAATGGAGTGGTCTGCTCGGGCCTGGAAGTGGAGCGGATAAAAGGGGCCTGCGGGAGCGGGTTCGTCTGTCTCACCCCCGGCATCCGTCCGGCCTTTGCCGAGACCGGGGACCAGCGGCGGGTCGTCACTCCTGCGGAGGCGGTACGCGGCGGATCGGATTTCCTGGTGGTGGGCAGGCCCGTGACCAGGGCGAAACGGCCGGATGAAGCGGCCCGGGCGATCATCGAGGAGATGAGCCGGGCCCTATAG
- a CDS encoding YicC/YloC family endoribonuclease has translation MPVSMTGFGRCETNEHAWTHVWEIKSVNGRFLDVKWRMPGSLRSLENGWERIVRTYASRGRVDVSLNLEVLDAGVLGVSFNETMAQAMFQAMEKLAESRGEIFNPDYNRVLAMPALWRDSGSEPDPGLAESLNKGLETALADWVASRSREGEALVADLTARLATLRELADKVRERVPDILEAKKASLRQRITDMLESANAEFSEDRMLQEVAYLTDKLDVSEELTRLDAHLERLAEVLADKDEVGKKLDFLVQETFREINTCGNKAQDTEVSRLVVDFKAELERCREQVQNIE, from the coding sequence ATGCCTGTAAGCATGACCGGCTTCGGCCGGTGCGAGACCAATGAACACGCCTGGACGCACGTCTGGGAGATCAAGAGCGTCAACGGCCGGTTCCTGGACGTCAAGTGGCGCATGCCCGGCTCCCTGCGCTCCCTGGAGAACGGCTGGGAGCGGATCGTGCGCACCTACGCCTCGCGCGGCCGGGTGGACGTCTCCCTGAACCTCGAGGTCCTGGACGCCGGGGTGCTCGGCGTGTCCTTCAACGAGACCATGGCCCAGGCCATGTTCCAGGCCATGGAAAAGCTGGCCGAGAGCCGGGGCGAGATATTCAATCCGGACTACAATCGGGTCCTGGCCATGCCCGCCCTGTGGCGCGACAGCGGCTCCGAGCCCGATCCCGGGCTGGCCGAGAGCCTGAACAAGGGGCTGGAAACGGCCCTGGCCGACTGGGTGGCTTCCCGGTCCCGCGAAGGCGAGGCGCTGGTGGCCGATCTCACGGCCCGGCTCGCCACCCTGCGCGAACTGGCCGACAAGGTCCGCGAGCGCGTGCCGGACATCCTCGAGGCCAAGAAGGCATCGCTCAGGCAGCGCATCACCGACATGCTGGAATCGGCCAACGCCGAATTTTCCGAAGACCGCATGCTCCAGGAGGTGGCCTACCTCACGGACAAGCTCGACGTGTCCGAGGAGCTGACCCGGCTCGACGCCCATCTGGAACGGCTGGCCGAGGTTCTGGCCGACAAGGACGAAGTGGGCAAGAAGCTCGACTTCCTGGTGCAGGAGACCTTCCGCGAGATCAACACCTGCGGCAACAAGGCGCAGGATACAGAGGTCAGCCGGTTGGTCGTGGATTTCAAGGCGGAGCTGGAACGCTGCCGCGAACAGGTGCAAAACATCGAGTAG
- the lipA gene encoding lipoyl synthase has translation MSSSEPLQKPLRIPPWLRIKLPSNENFSNTSELIGDLHLNTVCQSAKCPNKWECFSKNVATFLIMGAICTRNCAFCNITSGDLEPLDPSEPGRVAEAARRLKLKHVVITSVTRDDLADGGSGHFAACIRAVREAMPECTVEVLIPDFQGDESALKAVLDARPSVLNHNLETVPVLYDAIRPQADYRQSLAVLENAKRMCPDIPTKSGIMVGLGETDDQIMTVLDDLAAIACDIVTIGQYMQPSRQHPMVKRYVEPEVFEMYAEEGKKRGIRHMFSAPLVRSSYNAADFV, from the coding sequence ATGTCTTCAAGCGAGCCTTTGCAAAAGCCTTTGCGAATTCCGCCGTGGCTGCGGATCAAGCTGCCGAGTAACGAGAACTTCTCCAACACCTCGGAGCTCATCGGCGACCTGCACCTGAACACGGTCTGCCAAAGCGCCAAGTGCCCCAACAAATGGGAGTGCTTTTCCAAGAACGTGGCCACCTTCCTGATCATGGGGGCGATCTGCACGCGCAACTGCGCGTTCTGCAACATCACCTCCGGCGACCTGGAACCGCTGGACCCGAGCGAGCCCGGCCGCGTGGCCGAGGCCGCGCGCCGACTCAAACTCAAGCACGTGGTCATCACCTCGGTCACCCGCGACGACCTCGCGGACGGCGGGTCCGGCCACTTCGCGGCCTGCATCCGGGCCGTGCGCGAGGCCATGCCCGAGTGCACGGTGGAGGTCCTCATCCCGGACTTTCAGGGTGACGAATCAGCACTCAAGGCAGTACTCGACGCGCGCCCAAGCGTGCTCAACCACAACCTGGAAACCGTGCCGGTCCTGTACGATGCCATCCGGCCCCAGGCGGACTACCGCCAGTCCCTGGCCGTGCTGGAGAACGCCAAGCGCATGTGTCCGGACATCCCGACCAAGTCCGGGATCATGGTCGGCCTGGGCGAGACCGACGACCAGATCATGACCGTATTGGACGACCTAGCGGCCATAGCCTGCGACATCGTGACCATCGGCCAGTACATGCAGCCCAGCCGTCAGCACCCCATGGTCAAACGGTATGTGGAGCCCGAGGTCTTCGAGATGTACGCCGAAGAAGGCAAAAAGCGCGGTATCCGCCACATGTTCAGCGCCCCGCTGGTGCGGTCCAGCTACAACGCCGCCGACTTCGTTTAA
- the gmk gene encoding guanylate kinase, whose protein sequence is MGQDDHKFRLGEVLVVCAPSGTGKSTLIAMLRERYPDFGFSVSYTTRAPRGAEQDGREYHFVSRETFVAMRSKGAFCEWAEVHGNFYGTATKPVEAMLHQGQDVLFDIDVQGAKQLKKTFYKGTFVFLLPPSREELVRRLKGRGTDSEESIAKRLTNASGELAQAEWFDYWVVNDDLDAAYKELEAVYLAGKCKPSLRPGILDNIMRTWENNG, encoded by the coding sequence GTGGGTCAGGACGATCACAAATTCAGGCTGGGCGAGGTCCTGGTCGTCTGCGCGCCCAGCGGCACGGGCAAGAGCACGCTCATCGCCATGCTGCGCGAGCGCTACCCGGACTTCGGTTTTTCGGTCTCCTACACCACCCGCGCCCCGCGCGGGGCCGAGCAGGACGGACGGGAATACCACTTCGTGTCCCGCGAGACCTTTGTCGCCATGCGCAGCAAGGGCGCGTTCTGCGAGTGGGCCGAGGTCCACGGCAACTTCTACGGCACGGCCACCAAGCCGGTGGAGGCGATGCTCCATCAGGGTCAGGACGTGCTCTTCGACATTGACGTGCAGGGTGCCAAGCAGCTGAAAAAGACCTTCTACAAGGGCACCTTCGTCTTTCTGCTGCCCCCGTCCCGCGAGGAGCTGGTGCGCCGTCTCAAGGGGCGCGGCACCGACTCGGAGGAGTCCATCGCCAAGCGGCTGACCAACGCCTCGGGCGAACTGGCCCAGGCCGAATGGTTCGACTACTGGGTGGTCAACGACGACCTGGACGCGGCGTACAAGGAACTCGAGGCCGTGTACCTGGCCGGAAAGTGCAAGCCGTCGCTGCGGCCCGGCATTCTCGACAACATCATGAGGACCTGGGAAAACAATGGCTGA
- the lipB gene encoding lipoyl(octanoyl) transferase LipB, whose product MKIIDLGLIGYKDAEALQLKALDAVSGGEQENTVFLLEHPNVITLGRLGGSENLHLDPEELQIRGIDMVQTTRGGNITCHFPGQLVAYPIWRVEKRPGGMRQFFHDMEQAVIDTCAHFGVETIRRPKHPGVWVNETRKICSMGIGVRRWVTYHGLALNVARDTSLFDAITLCGIQGAVPTSISAEAGRDIDMEDVKHVFKRAFAKAFANSAVAADQAAE is encoded by the coding sequence ATGAAGATCATCGATCTCGGGCTGATCGGCTACAAGGACGCCGAAGCCCTGCAACTGAAAGCCCTGGACGCCGTGTCCGGCGGCGAACAGGAAAACACCGTGTTCCTGCTGGAGCACCCCAACGTCATCACCCTGGGCCGCCTGGGCGGTTCCGAGAACCTGCACCTGGACCCCGAGGAGCTGCAGATCCGGGGCATCGACATGGTCCAGACCACGCGCGGCGGGAACATCACCTGCCACTTCCCCGGCCAGCTGGTGGCCTACCCCATCTGGCGGGTGGAGAAGCGGCCAGGCGGCATGCGCCAGTTCTTCCACGACATGGAGCAGGCGGTCATCGACACCTGCGCGCACTTCGGGGTCGAGACCATCCGGCGTCCCAAGCATCCGGGCGTCTGGGTGAACGAGACCCGCAAAATATGTTCCATGGGCATCGGCGTGCGCCGCTGGGTCACCTACCACGGCCTGGCTTTGAACGTGGCCCGTGACACGAGCCTTTTCGACGCCATCACCCTGTGCGGCATCCAGGGCGCGGTACCCACTTCCATCTCCGCCGAAGCCGGGCGGGACATCGACATGGAGGACGTTAAGCATGTCTTCAAGCGAGCCTTTGCAAAAGCCTTTGCGAATTCCGCCGTGGCTGCGGATCAAGCTGCCGAGTAA
- a CDS encoding DUF370 domain-containing protein — MQKQGLLNVGFGNFVVLDRVISIVNPSSAPMRRLREDARAEGRLIDATQGRKTRAIIVTDSNHVVLSAIQAETIGQRFSADEGE; from the coding sequence ATGCAGAAACAGGGATTACTCAACGTCGGTTTCGGCAATTTCGTGGTGCTTGACCGGGTCATCTCCATCGTCAACCCGTCCAGCGCGCCCATGCGGCGGCTGCGCGAGGACGCCCGCGCCGAGGGCCGGCTCATCGACGCCACCCAGGGCCGCAAGACCCGGGCGATCATCGTCACCGACTCCAACCATGTTGTCCTTTCCGCCATCCAGGCCGAGACCATCGGGCAGCGCTTCAGCGCGGACGAGGGGGAGTAG
- a CDS encoding DUF4416 family protein, with product MSTPRTPDPGMLVVSVLSADWDAFWPEVGAEFKARFGPFEASEEFAFDQTDYYDEELGTPITRRLIAFDALRPLDALADIKLWTNAVERRYAVDGRRRFNLDPGFLTQQSLILATGKNFSHRVYLRDGIWADLTLMWQRKRWVDFPWTFPDYAGEAMKTRLTKLRLSYKNKLSKPQK from the coding sequence ATGAGCACGCCCAGGACGCCCGATCCGGGGATGCTGGTCGTCTCGGTGCTGAGCGCGGACTGGGACGCGTTCTGGCCCGAGGTGGGCGCGGAATTTAAGGCGCGCTTCGGTCCGTTCGAGGCTTCCGAGGAGTTCGCCTTCGACCAGACCGACTACTACGACGAGGAGCTGGGGACACCCATCACCCGGCGGCTGATCGCCTTCGATGCGTTGCGCCCCCTGGACGCGCTGGCGGACATCAAGCTGTGGACCAACGCGGTGGAGCGCCGGTATGCGGTGGACGGGCGCAGGCGGTTCAACCTGGACCCCGGCTTCCTCACACAGCAGTCCCTGATCCTGGCCACGGGCAAGAATTTTTCGCACCGCGTCTATCTCAGGGACGGTATCTGGGCCGACCTGACGCTCATGTGGCAGCGCAAGCGCTGGGTGGATTTTCCCTGGACCTTCCCGGACTATGCGGGGGAGGCCATGAAAACGCGGCTGACAAAGCTGCGCCTGTCGTATAAAAACAAGCTGAGCAAGCCGCAAAAGTGA
- a CDS encoding HDOD domain-containing protein: protein MNQDKIQGFLQELPLMREDLPFSPEVLKQLFVQTGNGSLASMEDVGETLGRDQGLTARILKLANSAYYGLQAEVQSVARAAAVLGMAEIRNIVLALGVTGLTRRYSMPEDFDLGRYWAHQFMVAMVARELSHMIDVGKPENLFTSGLLHDFGKLVTALKRPDDWAAIREMAESDEMLDSEAEEEYWGLDHAVIGALVLRSWDLPAALVEPVNWHHSPDLSPDFSNESNVISLADSVVHAVDDPDGRYGERVEELCRAVDVDVDDLLEVAEELVDSDDIEQFVNILS from the coding sequence ATGAATCAGGATAAGATCCAGGGCTTTCTTCAGGAACTGCCGCTCATGCGCGAGGACCTGCCTTTTTCGCCCGAGGTCCTGAAGCAGCTGTTTGTCCAGACCGGCAACGGGTCGCTGGCCTCCATGGAGGACGTGGGCGAAACCCTGGGCAGGGACCAGGGGCTGACCGCCCGCATTCTGAAGCTGGCCAATTCCGCCTACTACGGCCTGCAGGCCGAGGTCCAGAGCGTGGCCCGCGCCGCCGCCGTGCTCGGCATGGCCGAAATCCGCAACATCGTCCTGGCGCTGGGCGTGACCGGGCTGACCCGGCGCTATTCCATGCCCGAGGATTTCGACCTGGGGCGCTACTGGGCGCACCAGTTCATGGTCGCCATGGTGGCCAGGGAACTGTCCCACATGATCGATGTGGGCAAGCCGGAGAACCTGTTCACCTCCGGGCTGCTCCACGATTTCGGCAAACTGGTCACCGCCCTGAAGCGCCCGGACGACTGGGCGGCCATCCGCGAGATGGCCGAGAGCGACGAGATGCTCGACAGCGAGGCCGAGGAGGAATACTGGGGGCTGGACCACGCGGTCATCGGCGCGCTGGTGCTGCGCTCCTGGGACTTGCCCGCAGCCCTGGTGGAGCCGGTCAACTGGCACCATTCGCCGGACCTGTCGCCTGATTTTTCGAACGAGTCCAACGTCATCAGCCTGGCCGACAGCGTGGTCCACGCCGTGGACGACCCGGACGGACGCTACGGCGAGCGGGTGGAGGAACTCTGCCGGGCCGTGGACGTGGACGTGGACGATCTTCTGGAAGTCGCCGAGGAGCTGGTCGACTCGGACGACATCGAACAATTCGTGAACATACTCTCCTGA
- a CDS encoding tetratricopeptide repeat protein, with the protein MKQTNAISRRSGTASRLRAAILAPLLAMLLALPLAACVGSSLGVGVGVGTGGGGVGVGVGAGSTSVGFGAGGIGVSLNSYGDFLNNGPNEAYLNNKAGIKQLNDGNFEAARKIFTDTLEKYPDLPDSTYYLGLTLIYMDQREAGFGLLKTYREPLYYRATSAVQRSATYLEKKPELTAEKIHKVMNKERRDGFDRDLQERLERNRDW; encoded by the coding sequence ATGAAGCAAACGAATGCCATTTCCCGCCGCTCAGGCACCGCGTCCCGGCTTCGGGCCGCGATTCTCGCTCCCCTGCTCGCCATGCTCCTGGCCCTGCCGCTCGCGGCCTGCGTGGGCTCGTCCCTCGGCGTGGGCGTCGGGGTGGGCACCGGTGGGGGCGGCGTGGGCGTCGGCGTGGGCGCGGGCTCGACCTCGGTGGGCTTCGGCGCGGGGGGGATCGGCGTGTCCCTGAACTCCTACGGGGACTTTTTGAACAACGGCCCGAACGAGGCCTATCTCAACAACAAGGCAGGAATCAAGCAGTTGAACGACGGAAATTTCGAGGCGGCCCGCAAAATCTTCACCGACACCCTCGAAAAATACCCGGATCTGCCGGACTCCACCTACTATCTCGGCCTGACGCTCATCTACATGGACCAGCGCGAGGCGGGCTTCGGCCTGCTCAAGACCTACCGTGAGCCCCTCTACTACCGGGCCACCAGCGCGGTGCAGCGCTCGGCCACGTACCTGGAGAAGAAGCCGGAGCTGACCGCCGAAAAAATCCACAAGGTCATGAACAAGGAGCGCCGCGACGGGTTCGACCGCGACCTCCAGGAACGGCTCGAACGCAACCGCGACTGGTAG
- a CDS encoding MiaB/RimO family radical SAM methylthiotransferase, protein MTTFHTATLGCKINQYETRSIAEAWAGRDAVEVDDPREADLILVNSCAVTANAVADLRQAVRRFHRDNPEAGIIVTGCAAQVMPDELATLPGVVRVVAQADKARLLDGPEDTGRGGGEKPKFAPFSITGYGRARAVVKVQDGCSHFCTYCIVPLTRGRSVSRDMAEVEAEVGRLLAAGFREFILSGINLRHFGRDLPGKPDFWDLVARLEKAFALDWAGRARLRISSVEPGQLTDKALAVLGASRLVCPQLHLSLQSGDPDVLKAMGRGHYSPQSAVEFMERLKAHWPVMGLGADLITGFPGETEAQFKRTVELCRALPLTYGHVFPYSERPGTRAVDLPDAVDVPVRKERAARLRKLVGRRKTAFLKRLLDLPHLDVLVQDGRGRGVSQYYAACRFEDAPGCAPRSLVRARPVRVDKGVVVVKPVEEGE, encoded by the coding sequence ATGACAACCTTCCACACCGCCACCCTGGGCTGCAAGATCAACCAGTACGAGACCCGGTCCATCGCCGAGGCCTGGGCTGGGCGGGACGCGGTCGAGGTGGACGACCCGCGCGAGGCCGATCTCATCCTGGTCAATTCCTGCGCCGTGACCGCCAACGCCGTGGCCGACCTGCGCCAGGCCGTGCGCCGCTTCCACCGCGACAACCCCGAGGCCGGGATCATCGTCACCGGATGCGCGGCCCAGGTCATGCCCGACGAGTTGGCGACGCTTCCCGGCGTGGTCCGGGTGGTCGCCCAGGCGGACAAGGCGCGGCTCCTGGACGGTCCGGAGGATACGGGGCGGGGCGGCGGCGAAAAGCCGAAGTTCGCGCCCTTTTCCATCACGGGCTACGGCCGGGCCCGGGCCGTGGTCAAGGTCCAGGACGGCTGCTCCCATTTCTGCACCTACTGCATCGTGCCCCTGACGCGCGGCCGGTCCGTGAGCCGCGACATGGCCGAGGTGGAGGCCGAGGTCGGCAGGCTGCTTGCTGCTGGCTTCCGCGAGTTCATCCTGAGCGGCATCAACCTGCGCCATTTCGGACGCGACCTGCCCGGCAAGCCGGACTTCTGGGACCTTGTGGCCCGCCTGGAAAAGGCCTTCGCCCTGGACTGGGCCGGGCGGGCGCGGCTGCGCATCTCGTCCGTGGAGCCGGGCCAGCTGACCGACAAGGCGCTTGCCGTGCTCGGCGCGTCCCGGCTGGTCTGCCCGCAACTCCATCTCTCCCTCCAGAGCGGCGACCCGGACGTGCTCAAGGCCATGGGGCGCGGCCACTACTCGCCGCAGTCCGCCGTGGAGTTCATGGAACGGCTCAAGGCGCACTGGCCGGTCATGGGACTGGGCGCGGACCTGATCACCGGGTTCCCGGGCGAGACCGAGGCGCAGTTCAAGCGCACCGTGGAGTTGTGCCGGGCCCTGCCCCTGACCTACGGACACGTTTTTCCCTACTCCGAGCGGCCCGGCACCCGGGCCGTGGACCTGCCCGACGCGGTGGACGTGCCGGTGCGCAAGGAGCGGGCGGCCCGGCTGCGCAAGCTGGTGGGCCGCAGGAAGACGGCCTTTCTCAAGCGATTGCTCGACCTGCCGCACCTGGACGTCCTGGTCCAGGACGGGCGCGGACGCGGGGTCAGCCAGTACTACGCGGCCTGCCGGTTCGAGGACGCGCCCGGCTGCGCGCCCCGTTCCCTGGTCCGGGCGCGCCCCGTGCGCGTGGACAAGGGCGTGGTCGTCGTCAAACCCGTGGAGGAAGGGGAATGA
- the recJ gene encoding single-stranded-DNA-specific exonuclease RecJ, giving the protein MPCIWKPRNEGDAPPSAAAMAEELNVSPLIVEILWNRGLTDVTEMDRFLSPLLRHMANPAEVPGLTEAAETIAQGLAEGRALAVWGDYDVDGITATAVIKEFFALRGQDVMHHLPNRMEEGYGMNVEGVERLHEQGATMLLTVDCGISDIAPVARARELGMTVVVTDHHLPGETLPEAHAVCDPRLSDGGPCDDLAGVGVAFMLVVALNSLLPGDKVDVRPLLDLVALGTIADIVRLTGQNRILVKNGLLVIKDAKRPGMAALKVVSDYDRQAELGAGQIGFHLAPRINAAGRMGDPEKALNLLLAKDFDSAMPIAEELNAINMERRRQEQEIADQAMAQAETMRHMAGLVLYAEHWHPGIIGIVASRVVEKYYRPTLLLCAPEAAGGLIKGSGRSIPEFNLHDGLAEVADVLEGFGGHAQAAGVSLKPENLEALRERFNDHVVATLGAKPLTPTLKLDHELAFSNINNTLLKELELLQPFGMGNPEPVFATRPVRVAEHALFGREGEHVKLVLEDQESGAKLPGKAWRMADSLTRAVHNRVMRFAFTPKIDRFRGIPSIDLRIRDWIF; this is encoded by the coding sequence TTGCCTTGCATCTGGAAACCCCGCAACGAGGGGGACGCGCCGCCGTCGGCCGCCGCCATGGCCGAAGAACTGAACGTATCGCCGCTCATCGTCGAAATCCTCTGGAACCGGGGGCTGACCGACGTGACCGAGATGGACCGCTTTCTCAGCCCGCTGCTGCGGCACATGGCCAATCCGGCCGAGGTCCCCGGCCTGACCGAGGCCGCCGAGACCATCGCCCAAGGGCTGGCCGAGGGCCGCGCCCTGGCCGTCTGGGGCGACTACGACGTGGACGGCATCACGGCCACGGCGGTCATCAAGGAATTCTTCGCCCTGCGCGGCCAAGACGTCATGCACCACCTGCCCAACCGCATGGAGGAGGGCTACGGCATGAACGTCGAGGGCGTGGAGCGGCTCCACGAGCAGGGCGCGACCATGCTCCTGACCGTGGACTGCGGCATTTCCGACATCGCGCCGGTGGCCCGCGCCCGGGAGCTGGGCATGACCGTGGTGGTCACGGACCATCACCTGCCCGGCGAGACCCTGCCCGAGGCCCACGCGGTGTGCGACCCGCGCCTGTCCGACGGCGGCCCGTGCGACGACCTAGCCGGGGTGGGCGTGGCCTTCATGCTCGTGGTGGCCCTGAACAGCCTTTTGCCCGGCGACAAGGTGGACGTGCGCCCGCTGCTCGATCTGGTGGCGCTCGGGACCATCGCGGACATCGTCCGGCTGACCGGCCAGAACCGCATCCTGGTCAAGAACGGTCTGCTGGTCATCAAGGACGCCAAACGGCCCGGCATGGCGGCGCTGAAGGTCGTCAGCGATTACGACCGCCAGGCCGAGCTCGGGGCCGGGCAGATCGGCTTTCACCTGGCCCCCCGGATCAACGCCGCCGGGCGCATGGGCGATCCGGAAAAGGCACTGAATCTGCTGCTGGCCAAGGATTTCGACTCGGCCATGCCCATCGCCGAGGAGCTCAACGCCATCAACATGGAGCGCCGCCGCCAGGAGCAGGAGATCGCGGACCAGGCCATGGCCCAGGCCGAGACCATGCGCCACATGGCCGGGCTGGTCCTGTACGCCGAACACTGGCATCCGGGCATCATCGGCATCGTGGCCTCGCGGGTGGTCGAGAAGTACTACCGGCCGACCCTGCTGCTCTGCGCGCCCGAGGCCGCGGGCGGCCTGATCAAGGGATCGGGCCGGAGCATCCCGGAGTTCAACCTGCACGACGGGTTGGCCGAGGTGGCCGACGTGCTCGAAGGGTTCGGCGGCCACGCCCAGGCCGCCGGGGTCTCGCTCAAGCCCGAGAACCTCGAAGCCCTGCGCGAACGATTCAACGACCACGTGGTGGCCACTCTTGGGGCCAAGCCGCTCACGCCCACCCTCAAGCTCGACCACGAGCTGGCCTTCTCAAACATCAACAACACCCTGCTCAAGGAACTGGAACTGCTCCAGCCCTTCGGCATGGGCAACCCCGAGCCGGTCTTTGCCACCAGGCCCGTGCGCGTGGCCGAGCACGCCCTGTTCGGCCGCGAGGGCGAACACGTCAAGCTCGTCCTCGAGGACCAGGAGTCCGGCGCGAAGCTGCCCGGCAAGGCCTGGCGCATGGCCGACTCCCTGACCCGCGCCGTGCACAACCGGGTCATGCGCTTCGCCTTCACGCCCAAGATCGACCGGTTCCGGGGGATTCCGAGTATTGACCTGCGTATTCGGGATTGGATCTTTTAG